The Megalobrama amblycephala isolate DHTTF-2021 linkage group LG7, ASM1881202v1, whole genome shotgun sequence genome window below encodes:
- the asah1b gene encoding acid ceramidase, with the protein MFVSGECLLGLRRLRAVTRIIPSALPCSQTLLKAEDCTRLIMIAKLNFCCFILSLMFMCLDAQYVPPYTEECRSGMYPPNGPTFKGDVSWYTVDLDLPPSKRWTDVITDKKNAMSSMIQAIRDLADAFVPSGKLIELVDKDLPLMVDTLPYPFNEEIKGIASVSGVPLGEVLLFNIFYEVFTVCTSLVAQDVNGNLIHARNLDFGLFMGWDLKNRSWIITEKLKPLVVNIDFRRNNQTVFKSTNFAGYVGMLTGIHQRSFTLTMNERFSLDGGYIGILEWILGKRDGMWMSFLTRSVLENATSYESAKALLSDTKLLAPAYFILGGNQAGQACIITRSRTHNINPLELDVKNGRWYVLETNYDHWKEPLFLDDRRTPAMKCMNQTTQNDISIKTVYDVLSTKPVLNKLTTYTTLMEVSKGSLESYIRDCPNPCMPW; encoded by the exons ATGTTTGTTTCGGGAGAG TGTCTACTGGGTTTGCGCAGATTACGAGCTGTCACGAGAATCATCCCATCAGCACTTCCGTGTTCACAGACGCTTCTGAAGGCAGAAGACTGCACGCGTCTCATCATGATCGCCAAATTAAACTTCTGCTGTTTTATTCTTTCTTTGATGTTTATGTGCTTGGATGCGCAATATGTACCACCG TACACAGAAGAGTGCAGAAGTGGCATGTATCCTCCAAACGGCCCAAC ATTTAAAGGTGATGTGTCCTGGTACACTGTTGATCTGGACCTACCACCAAGCAAAAGATGGACAGATGTTATTACAGACAAAAAGAATGCT ATGTCGAGCATGATTCAGGCTATCAGAGATCTAGCAGATGCCTTTGTTCCCAGTGGGAAGCTCATCGAACTTGTAGACAAAGATTTG CCCTTGATGGTGGACACCCTGCCTTATCCGTTCAATGAGGAGATCAAAGGAATAGCATCAGTGTCTGGAGTTCCTTTGG GTGAGGTGTTGCTCTTCAACATATTTTATGAGGTGTTCACCGTATGCACTTCTCTGGTTGCACAGGATGTCAATG GCAATCTCATCCATGCAAGGAACTTGGACTTTGGACTTTTCATGGG ATGGGATTTGAAGAACAGGTCATGGATCATCACAGAGAAGCTGAAGCCACTTGTTGTCAACATCGACTTCAGACGGAACAATCAGACTGTCTTTAAATCCACCAATTTTGCAGGATACGTGGGAATGCTGACTGGCATTCATCAG CGCTCTTTCACACTCACTATGAATGAACGATTCAGTCTGGATGGAGGGTACATCG GGATTCTGGAGTGGATCTTGGGGAAGAGAGACGGCATGTGGATGAGTTTTCTGACTCGATCTGTGCTGGAGAATGCAACTAG CTATGAAAGTGCCAAGGCTCTGTTGTCTGACACTAAGCTGCTGGCTCCAGCCTACTTCATCCTCGGAGGAAACCAGGCAGGTCAAGCCTGCATTATCACCAGATCCAGAACACATAACATCAATCCACTGGA GCTTGATGTGAAGAATGGCAGGTGGTATGTGCTGGAGACTAACTATGACCACTGGAAAGAGCCCCTGTTTTTGGATGACAGGAGAACTCCTGCTATGAAATGCATGAATCAGACCACACAGAAT GATATCTCCATAAAGACAGTCTATGATGTCCTGTCCACCAAGCCAGTCTTAAATAAA TTGACCACATACACTACTCTTATGGAGGTGTCTAAGGGATCATTAGAGTCTTATATCCGTGACTGTCCTAACCCCTGCATGCCGTGGTGA